CCCTTCCATCGGCGGCACCACAAAACGCGACCCGAATTGCAGCCCTGCTTTGCAGCACGTTGCTCCATGCACCAACTCAACCCGCAGCTCCGGCGTGTGCTCAATCAGCCATTCGCTAACGCTTACCACCTCGGTCGCAGGCACCGGCAACCCGACCTTCTCCGCCAAACGTGTAGCCAGCAACTCATTCGCAAGAACTCGCAGATGCTGCGGATTGTTCTGGAACTTCACCACATAGAAGTTCCCGTCCGAGCAGCGCATCAAGTGACTCTGCGCACCGCCCCTCATCCTTCGCACGTGTTGGACCGCTGTTATTGTCAATCTTTTCTGCTTCGCGACGCCGCGTCATATCCGTTTTCCGCGCACTGCGTCTTCCAGATTGGTCCGCGGCCCAATGCGGGAAGCGCGCCACCATCATCTTACAATGACGGTTTCCATACTGCGCCTCCCGCCACCCACGAGGTCCGCTTGCAACGCCGCCCCAGGCGTAAGCGAGCACCTCGGCACCAAACTCATGTGCCACTCCCTAATCGTCATCCTGAGCGAAGCCCGGCAAGCCGGGCGCAGTCAAAGGCCGCTGCGTTTACGCTCTGCCTACAACACTCCCACTCCCACAGTCTCCGCTTTCGCCACTCTGCCCGCGCACTCCGCCCTTACTGCCAGCGCCACGGCCATTGCCATGACCGTGTCGTCATGCGCACCCGAAGCCGCTGCCGTCGAACCATCTGCGTGCCGCACAAACGTCCTGCACTCTTTCAGCAAGCGAATGCTGCTGAACAACTGCGGAGCCGCCCTCAACACGGCCGCGAAGTTCTCGATCATCCTCGGACGCGTTGCCGCCGACGTCAGCCATCCCGCTTGCCCGCCCGTGCGATAAACGTTTTCGTACGCCTCGCTCGTCGCCAACTGGGCCAGCACTGCGTGCCCGTGATTGTTCCGCTCCACCGCCAACAGCGCGCCGTTGTACTCGCGCGCCAGCTCCGCCGATCTGCGTGCCAGCTCCGTCGGAGTGCAGTGCCCGTGCCACTCCGCGCATTGCAGCCCGGTTGATCGCTCAATCACCTGGGCACACGCGAAGTCGCCATCCGCTCCGCCGCCCGCCGGGTCCACGCCAATCACATACTCGCGTCCCGTCTGCGGAGGCCACCACACCTGCAGGCGGCCGTTTTCCCGATGTTCCACTGCCTCCGGGCGAGACGCCAGCCGCGCCTCGATCATCGCCATGTCGAACACGCACTCGCCGCTCGCACGGAAACACGAGTGTGCATCTTCCGCAAACTCTTCCGCCGCCCGCGTACCGAAGTTCGCCCGCATCTCTCGACGAAAAGCGATCTGCCCGGAATCCAGGCCGTACCGCTTGACCAGGTCGCGTTCTTCTTCCGTAAGCTCTCCCGCGACCACGCCCTCGCGCCGATAGACCGGTTCCCACCACCACGGGAAGAAGTGCCGCACATGCCCCGTCACCTCCGCCCGCTGCCACTCGTCGTAGAAGCATCCGCCCGCGCCGTTCGGCGTTGACTCCAGCACCACTTCGCCATCCGTCGGAACGGCAGCACGCAGTGAAGCCAGCGTTCCCGCCGCATCCCGTGGCCAGCGTGCCACCTCCGAGCAATGCAAGTTGCGAATCGTCAGCCCGCGCCCGGCATTCGGATCCGCCGCCGTCTCCACCCTGTATCCGCTATCCAGCCGCGGAAACACAATCTGCCTCGCATTCTCACGCGAAGTGACCAGCGCTCCTTTTCTCAATCGCTCCGGCAGGTTCTCCAGGAAGCGATGAACAATGCGGAATATCTCTTCCGCCGAGCGCTGGTCGTGTGCCACCTGCACACTCAGCGTGCCGGGACGCGTAATCGTCTGCAGAAAGAACCTTCCCGCCACATACGTCGTCAGCCCAAGCTGCCGCGCCTTCAGCACGATGTTCTTGTGCCCGCAGCGAGATTGGAACTCGCGCTGTGCCCGGTTCAACACGAAGGGCGCCAGTCGCCCCTGCTTGTCCCGGATCTTTAAAAGACCCGGCATCAGCACTTCGCGAATTGTGGCGCCCTTGCATCCTTCCGGCCTGTCATCCAAACGTCGGCCCAGTGCCGTCAACACCTTCAGGTCAACCTCTGCCGACATCCGCTCTCCCCAGCTCTAGCCCCCTAACTCCCCTGAATCCCATGCCACACTCCGAGTTCTCGCTACAGACCGTTCCGCGGCCATCTAGTTTCCGGTAAGAACGCGCATCGGAAGCCAAGTGCCGGGAGTTCCTCCCGCAACGCAGTACCAGCCGATCACGAGATACTTGCCGCCAGCCGTCCCCTGCTCCGTTGCAGCCGTGTTGTAAACCACGTCCCCAACCGCCCAGGTAAACGTCGTCGGGGCAGCCGTACCCTCACGCACTTTCTTCTTACGGAACGTTCCCATCTCCGCCCATTGCGACGTGGAGACCGGATTCGAGCATCCACCGCTCTGCAGACATATCCATCCGGTCGCACCGTACGCTAACGAGCTCGTATTTACGTCGGGGGCGCGGCTCAGAACCCGCGAGTATTGCGGCCATGTACTGCTCGCTGGCAGCGTCGGAACCGAATAGAGGTTGGCGGAATCGGCGTTGAGCGCCGACAGGCTGGTTCCGTTGAACTGCAGCACGTCTGTCTTGTAGGCATTCTCCACGCTCGTTCCGCCCATCGCTTTCATCCCGCCGGAAACAAAAGGCGCACCCGCGTTCGAGAACTGCTCTATGCCATAGCAGTTCGCCGAAACTCCAGCCGCACGCGTGAACCCTGAATCGGCAATCATCAGCGTGCCGCTTCCACTGTTGCTGCTTACGCAGTCGATCATGCCCAGCCGTCCGTACTGGTACCACATATTGCCGATGAAACGATTGCCGTTGCTGCCCGATCCCGAAAGCGTGACGTTGTAATCGCCGCAGTTCGCGCCGCTACACAGGCCAAAGCCGTTGTTCTCCACGACTCCCTGCGAGTTGTCCAGGAAGAGCTGACGGTATGCGTTACCAGATTCCGTGCTCTTGTCCTCGAACCGGTTCCACGCAAAAGTGAAGCGCGACTCGTAGCCGAGTTTCACCGCCCCAACCGTCGTAGCCCCGTGATAGTTGCTCACGAAGTGCTCAAAATCATTCTGCGAATAGACATTCCAGTTCGCGCCGCCCGAGCCCGACGACGCAGACTCGATGGCCCAGTTCCCGCAGATCCCGAATTCGTTGCGCTGAACGTGCGTGTTGATCACCGGTCCCAGCGTGGCGTCCCACTTGATGCACGAGTCAACCGGACCATAGAAAAAGTTATGGTCAACAACATTGAGCCAAGTGCCCGAGGCGCCAATCCCGTTCTGCAAAATACCGAAGTAGTTGTCTTTCGCTTCGTGCAGCTTTCCGCTCGCCCAGTAAATGCCGACCGCAAGATGCGCGTCGTCCACCGAATGGAAGCCGCAGCCCTCCACCGTCATTTGTCCGCCGTAGTTACCCGCCGTGCCGTCGCCGGCCTGCAACATCCTGCCATTCGACGCACCCGTCCACACCAGCCGCGTTGAGTTCATCCCGCCCATGCACCGGATCGAAGTACGCAACGTCGCGGGACTGTAGCTGGTTACCTTTACCGTGCTTCCCAGGATGTAAGTGCCTTGCGGCACGTTGACCGTGCAACCGGCCGTAGAGCAATAGTCTGCCGCTGCCTGGAACGCCGGCGAGTCATCCAGTTGCCATCCCCATACCGCGCCCTTGTTCGAAATCGTCGTGCTCGCCGCATCCGCAACGTCCACCTTGTCGATTCCGACATAGTTCGTAATCGTCGTCACCAGCGCAACGCCGCCGGGCCCCGCGCCTTGAATCTTCACTTGCTTGCCCAAGTCGGACGCCGAGAAGTACCAGCACGTCAGCCTCTTGTTTCCAGCCGCCATGGAGCACGTCTGGTAGAACTGCGCGTCTCCGCGTGCCCCGAAATCTTTAACCGAAAGATATCCGCCCCGGAACGCACCCAGCTCGCGCAGGTCAAGTACGGGCCGCTTATCCGGATTCGTGAACGCATCCCTCCCTGCGTAGCCAGCCGGAATCACCACGCTCCCGGCGGCCCCCGCATCAGTGATCGCCGCGGCAATGTTCGCGAACCGGTCGGCAAAGCGCATGCCGTTCACATCCCCACTTGCCAGGCGGTTTACCTCCAACGCCGTGCCCGCAGGCTGGTTTACCCGCTGAGAAGCTGTCGGATTCAGTTCCACCTTGCCCGCTCCACCACTCGCCGACGCGACGGACGTGTCAACATACTGCTTGTTCGTAACCTGTTGATCCGCAACAGGCACAGGCACCAGCGGCGATACCGAAAAAGTCTTCACGCCGGCAATCGTCTCGTCGCCGTCCTTGTGCATCACCGCCGCATCCGTCGCCTTCCACGCAACCAATGAATCCACGTAATCGCGCCCCACAAACTGTGCTGCCACCGTCGCCGGCACCACCTTGGAACGTATCGCGGAAACCGTGGTCGTCGGCGCATCCGGAACCGTCCAGTACTCCGTGCTCGTCGTGCCGTCGTCCAGTTTCAAAACCACTCTGTAATGCGTTCCCGCCGGATCGGCGCCCGTGTTCGCCGCCAGTGCAAGGCTGATTGCGCCACCCGCGCCGATTTTCACGCTCTTCACGCCGGCCGCCACCGGCTGGCCACCCTTCGTCGTAAACGCCGGCCACGAAATCAACAATGTGCCCTGTGCTGCTGTGCCGTCTGCACGGTAAATCACGTCCACCACGGTCGTCGTACTCGGCCCTTCGGCAACCGCCCGAGGCACGCTCACCGTCACCATCACCATCACCAGGAACCAAAAGAAAAGCCGCCCCTGTGGGCGGCACACGTTCAACATGACCTCACTCTTCCTGTCTCAATTCCGCGGTCTCACTCCATCCCGCTCACCACAACTCCGTCATTCTGAGCGCGGCAACGCCGGACGCAGTCGAAGGACCCTGCCTTTACGATCTCGACCGCACCACCCACCCCGACAACTAATCCGCTGCAGCATACTGCTTCATGAAGTCTTCCACACTTCGAACGTAAACGTCTGCGAAGTCCACCACATACCGCTTCGACTGAATCAAGTGCTTGGCTTCCCGGAGTTCGTGCCCCAGGGCTCGCATCACCGCCAGCGCCATCATTGGCGCGCGATGCACCCCAGCCGCACAATGAATGAATAGCTTCGACTCCGGTTCCTTAAAAGCCTCTAGCGCAAAATCGACTCCGCGCTGGAAAATGTAAGCAGACTTCGGCTGAAAATCATCGTCCACCGGGTTCCACAGCACCTCGACCCCGGTTCCGTTCGCCAGCGGAGTGTCGTCGAACTCGATCTGCATATCGATGATGTGCGTCACCCCGGCGTCGACCACCTCGGCCATCTTGCTCTTCACCCAGATGCCCCCGCCGACCGCAATCCGATCTGTGATCCAAGTCATGTCCATCTGCGCTCAGTATCCATTCCAGCCGCTCTGTTCGGCGGCAGATTCATCGATTAGATGCAATCGGCCCGGCTCTTCTGGCCCGCCACGTCGGCAGTCTCACCCGCCGACACGTCATTATGAACCCCTAGCGATTTCAGCAGGATCGTCAACGAATCTTGCGCCTGCACCTGCTCGCCGTCATCAAACGGAACCTTGTCCACGCCTGCAAACTCGAACAAAAACTTCGCCGTCGTATGACTCCCCTTCTTGGCCTCTTCGATCAGGTCGTGAACAACGCCATCGATCTCCCGGTAAACCCGGTTGCGCGCTTTCCGTATCAACTCCTGCCGATCCACCTTCCTGCCAGTGGATCTGCCCGTCGGCTTGCTCTTCGCGCCAGACTTCCTTCCGTCTATCCCCCGACCCTTCGTGCTTCCTTTGCCCGCTGCCTTTGCCGCCATCCCTCTGCCCGGGAGTTCTACTCCCTACTTTCAGAATATCAATTCGCATACCCAAACTGTGACATCGGAACGAAAACTATATTCCGTTCCGAATCAACCCAGTACGTCGCTTCAAATCCTTATACCCCCTTGACACACCCTCGTTGCCTTTAAAAAATCCGTCATCCTGAGCGAAGCCCGGCAACTGCATCACAATGAGATCAAGCGCAGCACGGCAACGCTCGGGCGCAGTTGAAGGACCCCTTTTGTTCCATTCGCTGAATTCCCGCACATCTTCCAAAACAAAGTCGGGTGCAAGGCCAGCGCCTCGCACCCGCAATCTTTTACCTATATCCAGAATAGCAGTTTGAACGGCCTACCTGTGACATCGATAGACGAACTCTATTTCCTTGCGAATGCGGTACATGAGTGTGCTGCTTGGCTTTTCCCCTCTTGACAGCTGATCCGTCCACTCGGTTTTCTCCTCGTCGCTTGCTCCTCTCGTTCCCTGCCATTCGATGTATGTACCCCAAGCACCGATCGCACCGTTCGTCCGTGGCGGACCGTGTCAAGCGGCAGCAGGAGTTCCGCCTCCAGCAGGATGCGACTCGTCTCGTCCAGCGCAACTGCGTACTGCCGCACGATCTGCCGGCGCGACACGCCCAACATCCTGCTCACTTCCTCATGCGAGTATTCCTGCAACACGACTCTTGCAATAATCGTGCGCGACTGCTCATTCAGTTTTTCCAGGCACCGCTCCACATCGTGCACAAAAATCACGACATCTTCGAACGTGTGCAGCTTGTAAGAACTCACCTTCGCGCGGAAGAACTCGCCGCCCAGAACCGATGGCAACCTGCCTATGTCGATCGACATGCGGAAGTAG
Above is a genomic segment from Clostridia bacterium containing:
- a CDS encoding terminase — its product is MSAEVDLKVLTALGRRLDDRPEGCKGATIREVLMPGLLKIRDKQGRLAPFVLNRAQREFQSRCGHKNIVLKARQLGLTTYVAGRFFLQTITRPGTLSVQVAHDQRSAEEIFRIVHRFLENLPERLRKGALVTSRENARQIVFPRLDSGYRVETAADPNAGRGLTIRNLHCSEVARWPRDAAGTLASLRAAVPTDGEVVLESTPNGAGGCFYDEWQRAEVTGHVRHFFPWWWEPVYRREGVVAGELTEEERDLVKRYGLDSGQIAFRREMRANFGTRAAEEFAEDAHSCFRASGECVFDMAMIEARLASRPEAVEHRENGRLQVWWPPQTGREYVIGVDPAGGGADGDFACAQVIERSTGLQCAEWHGHCTPTELARRSAELAREYNGALLAVERNNHGHAVLAQLATSEAYENVYRTGGQAGWLTSAATRPRMIENFAAVLRAAPQLFSSIRLLKECRTFVRHADGSTAAASGAHDDTVMAMAVALAVRAECAGRVAKAETVGVGVL
- a CDS encoding dual specificity protein phosphatase, whose protein sequence is MTWITDRIAVGGGIWVKSKMAEVVDAGVTHIIDMQIEFDDTPLANGTGVEVLWNPVDDDFQPKSAYIFQRGVDFALEAFKEPESKLFIHCAAGVHRAPMMALAVMRALGHELREAKHLIQSKRYVVDFADVYVRSVEDFMKQYAAAD
- a CDS encoding sigma factor-like helix-turn-helix DNA-binding protein is translated as MRLEIHAVADEDDDWDSIGLYREYTVALLRRYFRMSIDIGRLPSVLGGEFFRAKVSSYKLHTFEDVVIFVHDVERCLEKLNEQSRTIIARVVLQEYSHEEVSRMLGVSRRQIVRQYAVALDETSRILLEAELLLPLDTVRHGRTVRSVLGVHTSNGREREEQATRRKPSGRISCQEGKSQAAHSCTAFARK